TTTTTGGCGAGTATCCTCGGCGGTATCGTAGCGTTCTGGCTGACCTGGCTCTGTCTCTTTGGACGGCGGCGGGGAGGACGGTCTCGAACTGGAAGGCAGCAACAGGTCGAGGATTCGATCTTCAGCCAGATCTTCGGCTTTCTTCTCGACCTGCTCAAGATATCGAGTTTTGACCATGTTCACCGACAGTTCCGTCAAGTCGCGGATCAGTGACTCCACATCACGCCCGACATATCCCACTTCGGTAAACTTCGATGCTTCAATCTTGATGAACGGAGCATCATCGAGCTTAGCCAAGCGACGTGAAATTTCGGTTTTCCCCACGCCGGTTGGTCCGATCATAATGATGTTTTTTGGATAAATTTCTTCACGAAGTTCAGGGCTGAGTTGTTGGCGTCTCCAACGATTTCTGAGCGCAATGGCTACCATGCGTTTTGCATCGCGTTGTCCGATGACGTACCGATCGAGTTCGTCTACGATCTGTCGAGGTGTGAGGCCATCGAGTCGGCTCGGGTTTTGTTGGGATGTATGATTCATGGTCTTAGGTTGTCAACTCCTCAATCATGATGTGGTGGTTCGTATAGATGTCAATGGCTGCTGCAATGCCCATGGCATGTTCCACGATGGGTTTGGGGGCCAGAGTCGTGTGGGCGACAAGCGCGCGTGCGGCCGCTAAGGCATACGATCCGCCTGAGCCTATGGCCATCACCCCATCTTCTGGCTCGACGACGTCGCCTGTCCCTGAAATGATGAATGAATGGTCGCGGTTCGCCACGGTTAGCAGCGCTTCCAACCGCCGCAAGACACGATCCGTTCGCCAGTCTTTCGCCAATTCGACGGCTGCCCGTGTGAGGTTCCCACGATATTCTTCAAGTTTGGCATCAAACTTCTCAAACAAGGTAAAGGCATCCGCCGTGGCTCCGGCGAATCCTGCCAGCACTTGATTGTTGTGCATCTTCCGCAATTTCTTCGCGTTGCTTTTCATGATGGTCGTTCCGACGGTCACCTGACCATCGCACCCCATGGCGACGGTGTGTTCTTTGCGTACGCATAATATGGTCGTAGATCTGACTCGTATCCCCATGAGATATCCTTCTCTAAATTTTTTGTAAGGTCCACAGCTCTAGCAGAGAATGCTCCCACCTGACAATAGTGAGGGGGCTGCTCATGAGCCGGTCTGACCCTTTACCCGTCTCATGTCTTTCGCATGTGCTGGGCTCGTGGATGCGCACGATCGTACACTTCCATCAGCCGGTCTGCGGCGACTTGCGTGTATTTTTGAGTCGTCGCGAGAGATTCATGGCCTAACAGTTCTTGAATGACTCGTAAGTCTGCTCCTTCATCCAACAGATGAGTGGCGAATGAATGTCGTAGCGTATGTGGGCTCACGGCTCCGTGAGGCAGTCGTTGAGAAAGTTTCTTGACGATTCGTTCAACGCTTCGACTGGTCAGGCGTCCACCACGATTATTCTTAAAGAGAGCATTGTCTTCTGAGCGTACACGAGAGGGTTTATTGGATTGGGCGGCAGATTGCTTCTGTCTCGATGCGTGATGACGATACTCCTCTATGGCCTGAATAGCGACATCGCCGATCGGAACAATCCGTTCTTTTTTGCCCTTCCCTCTCAGACGGGCAATGCCGGAACGGAGGTCGAGGTCGTCCCAATCTAACCCAACCAGCTCACTCACCCGTGCGCCGGTAGAATAGAGGGTTTCAAGGATGGCCCGATCTCTCATGGCCGTGCGGTCTTGACTGTCCGGCGCATCCAAGAGGATTGCAGCATCATCTTTAGTCAGGACTTTGGGCAATCGTTGACCTTGACGAGGCGAGCGAATTTGGGCGGCCGGGTTCGTGTCGATCCAGCCTTCGTGCGTCAAAAAACGGTAGAAGCTTTTGAGTGTCGCGAGCTTTCTGGCCAACGATGACTTTTTTTCATGTTTGTCATCGAGCCATTTGAGGAAGCCTCGAATCGTCACGCTCTCCACAGAGGTTGGAGTGGGACATGGTTGGGATTCGGCGTGTATGGATTGCAAGAAGGTCACAAACTGTCGAAGATCGGAACGGTAGTTACGAATCGTTTCAGGAGAGGCTCCACGCTCGACGTCGAGATACGTTATGAAAGCTCTGATCGCCTCATCCATTCTTGAAACTCATGTTCAGCCCGTTGTTGAATGTTCTGTCGTTTTTTTTGTTTGTCCCGAATCGTGGATGTGAGGGGAGGGAAGAGTCCGAAATTGGTGTTAATGGGTTGAAAGTGCGCTGAGTCTGTTGTGGTAATGTACTGTAACAATGCCCCATGCGCTGTTGTGGCCGGTGGGGGGATAATTGGTTTCCCGGCTACGGTTTTCGCCGCATTGATCCCCGCCAACCCTCCGCTGGCCGCGGCTTCGACATAACCTTCCACTCCGATCAGTTGCCCGGCGAAGAACGTCTGATCGTGGGTTTTGAGTTGCAAGGTGTCTTTGAGAAGTTCTGGTGAATTGATAAACGTATTACGATGAATGCTGCCGCACCGTAAAAATTCAGCCTCTTCGAGGCCTGGAATCATTCGAAAGACTTTTTTCTGATCGGGGTACGTGAGCTTCGTCTGAAAACCGACCATATTATAGCAAGATCCATGGATATTTTCCGGACGGAGTTGGAGCACGGCATAGGGCCGTTTTCCCGTTTTCGGGTCGAGCAATCCGACTGGCTTCAGCGGACCAAAGAGGAGTGTTTGCTTGCCACGATCGGCCATGACTTCAATGGGGAGACAGCCTTCAAAGTAGGGAACGTTCTCGAAATCTTTGGGTTGCACCCGATCGGCTTGTGTCAACGCGTCATAAAAACGATCGTAGGTTTCGCGATCCATCGGGCAATTTAAGTAGTCAGCTGTGCCTTTATTGTAACGAGAAGCGCGAAACACTTTGGTCATATCCAGGGAATCCGTATCGATGATAGGTGCGATCGCATCGAAAAAAAACAAATTTTTCGAATGAGTGAGTGTGCTGATGGCATGGGATAAATCGTTAGATGTGAGGGGGCCGGTCGCAACGATACTGATACCGTCTTCGGGAATGTCTTTGATCTCCTCTCTCACGATTCGAACGTTTGGATGATCCTCCAAAGCTTTGGTGACTCCCAAGGCAAACCGTTCGCGATCCACGGCCAGTGCAGATCCCGCGGGAACCTTGGCTTGATCGGCTTGTTGGATGATCAACGAATTCAGCTTCCGCATCTCGTTTTTGAGGATGCCGGGAGCGCTCATCGCATCATTGGACCCCAGGGAGTTGGAACACACAATTTCCGCGAGATAATCGGTTTTATGAGCGGCCGTCCCTTCTTGGGGACGCATCTCGTAGAGCGTGACCTTGGCTCCGTGGTTGGCCGCTTGCCAGGCTGCTTCTGAGCCGGCCAACCCTCCACCGATAATAGCAATATCGTTTCGCATTGCAATGAGGGGTCGAAGAACAAAAAATGATATAAAGGAAGCGAATTCTAAGAGCCCTGCGAAAATCCTGTCAACCGCGAATGTGTTCAGTGATCGAACTGATGGATTGAATAATCACATCATGACAAGCCCCGTTTGTTGCGACGAGACCTTTCGTGTTTTTTAGGGTATCATGACCATAGAGAATGTGGTTGCCATAGATGTCAGAAAACTGGCCCCCAGCCCCTCGAATGATGGCTTCTGGGGCACAAGCGTCCCAGAGACTGGTGTAGGGACCCGGCTCAATATAGACATCTGCCTTTTGTCTGGCGATGAGACCTATTTTTAGCCCTACGCTTCCACTGGAATATTCCTGCGAGATTCCGGTCTGTTGTTTAATGGTTTCTATGTGAGGATTTCGGTGTGAGCGCGAGACAATGAGGGTTAAGAGTTCGGGTGTCTTCTGGCGTGCGGTTTGAAGTGGTGTGCGGCCGGTCGCGGTTTCCATCCATGCTGTTTCGTCAGCGATGCCTGCATAGAGCCTGTCTTCACTCGGTTGATACACAACTCCGAGTTTGGCTCGGCCGTTAATCGCCAGTCCAATCATGACAGAAAACTCTCCATTTTTATTGATGAATTCTTTAGTGCCATCTAAAGGATCGACGTACCAGACGCGTCCTCTGCTGGAGAGGTCTGGAGGGGGAGGACTTTCTTCGGCTACGATGAGATCTTCCGGGAATTGGCGATGGAGTCCCTCCACGATGATCGTGTTGGCTCGTTGGTCAGCTTCGGTGACTGGATCTGACGGTTTTTTGTATGCGACTGAAAAGTCGGACTGACTGACGTCCATGATGAGTGTTCCCGCTTGTTTTGCAAGATCAGAGGCTATCGAGACTTCGGATGATAGACTATGCATACCTGTTCTCCTTTATTCCCCTAGTCCTGACTGTCTGATTATCCAGGACGATGCGTAGGGTGTCGTTATTGAATCGAGTGTCATTACTTGAAAGCTGAATACCATACATGCTTCGCCTCATCATAATTCTTGCGATTCTCATTCTGATCCTTTCCGCATTTTTTCTTCCTCGTTTTCGACGTGCTCTGTGGATAACATTGGCTGTTGTCCTAAGTGGTATCGTTGTGATTATTTGGTTGGATAATCGCGAAAAAGAGCTAGCCCGACTCAATTTCCCGCTCTCACAGGTCGAGCTTGAAAACATGCAGGTAGCTCCAGGGTTAAACGCTAGATCGCATGTGGTAAGTGGAAGAATCTTCAACCACTCTACCACTGAGTCGCTGCGCCAAGTACTCATTGAAGTGACAGCTAAAGACTGTGAGAATCTAAATTGCCCTATCATTACGCAAGAAAGGGGGCGAGTGTCGGTAGACATTCCGCCGGGGCAAGCCAGGAATTTTCAAATTTCTATTCCTTTCTCCACGACCCTGCAATTAGATGACGGTCAAGCATGGGTATTTCAGGTTGTGGACGTCAATGATCGATAAGAGAAAATAGAACGAATGGGTCTTTAGTCAACGGATCAAGTTCCTAACGGCCAAAACGTTCTAACGTTCTGATTTGACAAGGAATAAAATCAGTTCATATACTGAGGATTGCCCTTTTGAATTTTAGGGCAAAAGGCTCATATCTCGCCCTGTCTTTAGTCTAATTTTATTCGTGCTTGGGCCTTTTTCGAGGTTGCGGATTTTCCATGTTTCTCCTAGAGTTAGGTGTATCACGTAGGCCGAAGGCTTCTATTTTTTTGATGAGCTTATCTATAACGTAATTGGAGATTGGAAAGAACATGACAACACATTATAAGGTGATGCCAGGGCCAGAACATTTTCTTCCTCCTGCTGCCGCGAGTATGGGGAATAGTTTGCCTGACCCAGGTCAGGGCCATATTCATGGATCGATCGTTCCAGAAGAGCAAGCGATGGAGGAGGCGGCACGCCAGTTTCTGTCGGCCAAAGTTCCGACCATCTTTCCTGGGCCTCTTGTGTTATGGGCATGGAATGAAAAGGCGGCCAAAAAGGCCACAGCGGTTCGGCACCTGTTTGAAACCATAAAAGACTCCGTAGCGTCCACCCAGACTCCGATGCTCATACCTATGCCGGATTATCGCCCTAAGTATCCGAAGATCAACCCTGAAATCGAAATTAACCCGAATCATCCTAATTTGACCATTTGGCACAATAAGATTGATGCCTGCATGTTCGTTGGCGTTCATTGTCATCAAGCGAATCTTTCTCTGAAGATTATCCGAGGTGGAACGAATTGCTATACGGTGGCCATGTGCGCACAGGCCGGACATGAGGATGCCATGTTGTCGTTCAGAGATGCCACAGCTGATAAAATATTGCGGTTAGCTGACTGGGTGAAAAAGTTAAAAGGTTCAGTTGAACCCCCTAAATAATATAATAAAGATACGTCAATGCATATTAAACGGTGATTTTATTCAACATCCTCACCAAAAATTAGACAGAGAACCGGTTTTAACTCGTGTAGTTCAAATGAAGTTCAGAAGGGTTTTTGTCTAATTGAATAAAAAGGAGGTCGTAAGTATGGCGACGCAATCTGTAATTGGACAGAAAAATAAAAAAGGCCAAACCTACACTGACCCTTGGCATATGCTTCATGATGCTCCCAAAACGCCCTCCTTTTTCACGGGAAGTGAGGTCATCAAGGAAGCGATTCGCCGGGCAAGTTGTGATGTGATGATTGCCTATCCGATCACTCCGCAGAGTGAAGCTGCGGCATTAATCGGAGAATTATTTGCTGAAGGGTATATTGGCGATTACTTTCGCGGAGAGAGTGAATTTGCGGTGATGTCTCAATGTGCGGGAGCGGCTTTCGGTGGAGCGCGAGTCTTCACGACAACCGCTGGCCCCGGCACCATGCGGGCTATGGAAAATTTTCCGATGTGGGCTGGCGCTAGGCTCCCGATTCAAATGATTGTGACCTGTCGGGGCATTAACTCTCCTCTGTCTATCCAGCCGGACACTTTGGAAATATCCTACCTGATGCAAACGGGCATGTTAGTGTGGCATGCCGAAACTGCGCAGGACTTTTATGACTGGATCTTAAAAGGATATATGGTTTCTGAAGAACCTGATGTTCATCTTCCCCTTGCGTTGTGTTGTGATGGGTTCTTTGTCACTCATACCAAGGACATGGTCGATTTAACTCCAGTCGATATGTGCCTGCCTCCCTATGATCCCTATCGTTCCCCAGTTCCATGTATGGATATGGAATGTCCGCCCGTCCGCATGATGCGTGACCCGTTTGTCATGAAGAGCAATTACATCAGTTACGCCACGCATGCCAGTTGGCAACAGGAAGTGTGGGCTGCCGTTGAACGATCCAGGAAACATTCGATCGCCTGGCTCGATGGATTAATCGATGCAGAAGATACAGATGCCGATATCATCCTTTTGGCATCAGGAACGGCCGTTTCCCAAGGGCGGGAAGCCATTGCGATGTTGGAAGACGAAGGGATCAAAGTCGGACTCGTCAAAGTAAAGACCTTGCGTCCTTGGCCAGGGGAGGAAATCCGAGAGGCCACAAAAAACGCCAAACATATTATTGTGCCAGAGTTTAACGTGACCGGATGGTTGGCTCGTGAAGTCAGATCGACGATCCCGAATAATGAACGTGTTCATGCAGGTCCTCATGTGTGTGGAGGGATGACCATGCCACCGGAGATCATTGTTGCAGAAATCAAGACGCTGATGGGAATTAAGACTGAAACCTTATCGGCTCGAGGAAGCTGATTATTCCCACGTTTCGAAATCGTTTGTAGGACGATTCAAAATAAAAGGAGAATACGATGAGCAAAGAACGAATTAAAATCGCTCCTGAGATGTTTGAGATCATGCCTCCCGAATATCAAGATCTTGTTGACCGTGCGACCTATGGTAATGAGACACGTGGATGGAAAGATATTGGAAATGCTAAAGAATTGATCGAAGAACATTCACTCTGTGCTGGTTGTCCAGAATCAATGGCATTCCGGTACATCTTGGCTTCTCTCCCGAATCCAGAAGATACAGTCATGGTTGGTTCGACCGGATGTACAAGCCTGGTGTTTCCCCATGTCGCTGTGCATAACATTCATTCACTCTTTGGTAATCAGAATGCCATTGCTTCAGGTTTAAAGCGGGCACTCAGCGTTCGTTTCCCTGATCGCCACAAAGATGTTGTCGTGCTGGCTGGTGATGGTGCAACGGTTGATATCGGTTTAGATATGACCTTGCAGGCCTGGTTCCGTCAGGAGAAGTTCACCACGATTTGTTTTGACAATGAGTTGTACGCAAACACGGGTGGACAGGAAAGCGGGCTCATGCAAAAGGGCTTCGTGGCCAAAATGGCCCCGGTTGGAAAAACCTTTGAAAAGGTCCGCCTTCCTGAAATAGCCCGGGAGTCAGGTTGTCATTACGTCGTCAATTGTACGGTCAGCAAACCTAATTTGGTTGAGAAGGTCATTAAGAATGCGATTCATGTCGCGCGCGAGATTGGTCCAACGTATTTGCAGCTGTATACGCCATGTATTCTAGAAATTGGAAAGAATAGCATGGAAGGTCTCCAGGAAATGCGAGACTCGGAAAAGCCGACAGAACGTTTTGCGTATAAAGAATATGTGAGTGAGCCGGCAAAAGAATTGCTGTCAGAACTTGCCGCAAAAGAAAAAGAACGAAAGGCTGCGGCCAAAAAACAACTCGCAGGGCAAAACGCCTAAGTCTAACAGATATCATCCCGATCGTGGAGGGCAAGCAATGATAAAACGACGAATCAATATTCGAATGTCCGGGCTAGGAGGACAAGGCGCTGTGACGGCGGCGCATGTCATGGCCATGGCTGCGGCCAAAGATGGAAAATTTGCGATTTCGAATCCATTTTTCGGCGCAGAGAAGCGAATGGCTCCGGCTGAAAGCTACTGCCGAATCGGTATCAAGAAAATTTATGATCGGGGGGAATTAGTCTTCCCGGATGTCATTGAAGTCTTTCACCCTCAGGTGATCACCATGGGGAAAAGTTATACGATGCCGTTTTATTCTGGTATCAAGGAAGGTGGAATCGTCATTATTAACACGGACATGCCACTGTTGTCGGAAGAAGATCAAGTCAGACTCAAAGATTTAAACGTTGCCGTCTTTAACATTCCTGGGACCAATATCGCTCTGGACATTGCAGGGACTGAACTTTCAACAAACATGACCATGATTGGTTCGGTTGCCGGCATTACGAAGTGCGTTTCAATGGAAGCCTTAGATAGCGCTCTTCAAGAACGGTTTGGTAAGAAGTTTGTGGCTTCTGGGGGAACAGCAACTCTGGATGAAGCCATCAAGAAAAAATTCGCCAAGAAAGAGATGTTGTTAAAGAAGAATTTAGAAACGGTCGTTCGTGCGTATGAGATAGCATCCGAATGGGCCGAGAAGAATAATGTGGAATTGCAAGTTGGCGAGGCGGCGGCTGCCTAAATCTAGAATCGAAAAAGGATAAAGATAGATGTATAACGTTGCACTTGTGACAGATGAGAAATGCGTGGCGAAAAAGGGGTGTCGGCTGTGTATCATGTATTGCCCCGAAGCGAATTGTCTTGACTTGAATTCTGATAAAATGGTCGCGGAAGTGAATATCGATCGCTGCAAAGGATGTGAGCTATGTAAGGTCGTGTGTGATGCGGCCAAACATCAAGCGATCGCGATGGTTGCGGTAAACTCCGATGGAACACTCATGGATAAAGAAGGGGAAGCCGCGGAGTTGGGGCAGGCCTATCAGGGGTAAAAACGAAAACGTGTATAAGCCCCGCGATGTCGTCTCAGCAAGTCGCGGGGCTTTTTTGTGTCCCCTGGGCATAAAGACCGTCAGTAGAAATTGATTGATCGTCACAGAATAACTTGGTGAAGAGGACAGAATATGAGTGACCAGCTTCGAGAAAAGCTCTCAGACATTGGGACTCAAATGGAACAATTCCATCTTTTGCTGAACGAACGGGCCAGAGAAATCGAAGTGACCGGTGGAGACCCTGATATAGTTACAAAACTTGTGAATGGCGCTGATGCCATGAAGGACAGTGCCAATATTTACCTGTCATGGGCTCGCCATTTTGTGGGACTTTCAGAAGGCGGTGCCTCTGAAGCTGAGGAAGGTGAAGAGGATTCTGCGGATTTTCAATTTTAACAAGAGGCCATGTTGGCAGAAGATATCATGATTGGAGAGGCAATATTGTGTGAAGTGTGGTATTGATCCTAATATGGAGTATGGTATAGTTTAGGCGTTTCTATGGACGAAGACCATCTGTTCCTCGGTAGCTCAGCTGGTAGAGCGTTCGGCTGTTAACCGAATGGTCGCAGGTTCGAGTCCTGCCCGGGGAGCCAAATACGAAAGGCCAGCGAATAATCATCGCTGGCCTTTGTGTTTTTATACGAATGATTTGAGAAAAACACTTGCGGTATAGGGGGTCAATGTGCTTCCTTTACAAGATTCTTATTCCATTCTGGAATTTCCACGACCAAATTTTTCTCACCATTTGGCACGCATTGACAGGCTAATCTGGATTGTAAACTCAATCCAGGAGCTTCTTCGAGTTGATCGTCTTCATCTTCGGTCGGTTCAGGACAAGTGTCCAGGCCTTCTTTAATGATCACATGGCAAGTTGAACAAGCGCAGACTCCGCCGCAGGCATGTTCAATGTCGATACCGGCACTTAGAGCGACATCTAGAACGCTTCCAGGTAAACCCGTTTCGCCATAGGGAATTTTCCCGGGATCTACCTTCACCTCAAGTGTTTCATCCTGGTTTTTAAAGGTAATCGTAAAAGACTTCGTCGCAGTTGGTGAGTCAACTTTTTCAAT
The genomic region above belongs to Nitrospirales bacterium and contains:
- a CDS encoding 2-oxoacid:acceptor oxidoreductase family protein; this encodes MIKRRINIRMSGLGGQGAVTAAHVMAMAAAKDGKFAISNPFFGAEKRMAPAESYCRIGIKKIYDRGELVFPDVIEVFHPQVITMGKSYTMPFYSGIKEGGIVIINTDMPLLSEEDQVRLKDLNVAVFNIPGTNIALDIAGTELSTNMTMIGSVAGITKCVSMEALDSALQERFGKKFVASGGTATLDEAIKKKFAKKEMLLKKNLETVVRAYEIASEWAEKNNVELQVGEAAAA
- a CDS encoding 2Fe-2S iron-sulfur cluster-binding protein, producing the protein MGGSNPYIEKVDSPTATKSFTITFKNQDETLEVKVDPGKIPYGETGLPGSVLDVALSAGIDIEHACGGVCACSTCHVIIKEGLDTCPEPTEDEDDQLEEAPGLSLQSRLACQCVPNGEKNLVVEIPEWNKNLVKEAH
- the xerC gene encoding tyrosine recombinase XerC; amino-acid sequence: MDEAIRAFITYLDVERGASPETIRNYRSDLRQFVTFLQSIHAESQPCPTPTSVESVTIRGFLKWLDDKHEKKSSLARKLATLKSFYRFLTHEGWIDTNPAAQIRSPRQGQRLPKVLTKDDAAILLDAPDSQDRTAMRDRAILETLYSTGARVSELVGLDWDDLDLRSGIARLRGKGKKERIVPIGDVAIQAIEEYRHHASRQKQSAAQSNKPSRVRSEDNALFKNNRGGRLTSRSVERIVKKLSQRLPHGAVSPHTLRHSFATHLLDEGADLRVIQELLGHESLATTQKYTQVAADRLMEVYDRAHPRAQHMRKT
- a CDS encoding 3'(2'),5'-bisphosphate nucleotidase CysQ; this translates as MHSLSSEVSIASDLAKQAGTLIMDVSQSDFSVAYKKPSDPVTEADQRANTIIVEGLHRQFPEDLIVAEESPPPPDLSSRGRVWYVDPLDGTKEFINKNGEFSVMIGLAINGRAKLGVVYQPSEDRLYAGIADETAWMETATGRTPLQTARQKTPELLTLIVSRSHRNPHIETIKQQTGISQEYSSGSVGLKIGLIARQKADVYIEPGPYTSLWDACAPEAIIRGAGGQFSDIYGNHILYGHDTLKNTKGLVATNGACHDVIIQSISSITEHIRG
- a CDS encoding thiamine pyrophosphate-dependent enzyme, which codes for MSKERIKIAPEMFEIMPPEYQDLVDRATYGNETRGWKDIGNAKELIEEHSLCAGCPESMAFRYILASLPNPEDTVMVGSTGCTSLVFPHVAVHNIHSLFGNQNAIASGLKRALSVRFPDRHKDVVVLAGDGATVDIGLDMTLQAWFRQEKFTTICFDNELYANTGGQESGLMQKGFVAKMAPVGKTFEKVRLPEIARESGCHYVVNCTVSKPNLVEKVIKNAIHVAREIGPTYLQLYTPCILEIGKNSMEGLQEMRDSEKPTERFAYKEYVSEPAKELLSELAAKEKERKAAAKKQLAGQNA
- the trmFO gene encoding methylenetetrahydrofolate--tRNA-(uracil(54)-C(5))-methyltransferase (FADH(2)-oxidizing) TrmFO, translated to MRNDIAIIGGGLAGSEAAWQAANHGAKVTLYEMRPQEGTAAHKTDYLAEIVCSNSLGSNDAMSAPGILKNEMRKLNSLIIQQADQAKVPAGSALAVDRERFALGVTKALEDHPNVRIVREEIKDIPEDGISIVATGPLTSNDLSHAISTLTHSKNLFFFDAIAPIIDTDSLDMTKVFRASRYNKGTADYLNCPMDRETYDRFYDALTQADRVQPKDFENVPYFEGCLPIEVMADRGKQTLLFGPLKPVGLLDPKTGKRPYAVLQLRPENIHGSCYNMVGFQTKLTYPDQKKVFRMIPGLEEAEFLRCGSIHRNTFINSPELLKDTLQLKTHDQTFFAGQLIGVEGYVEAAASGGLAGINAAKTVAGKPIIPPPATTAHGALLQYITTTDSAHFQPINTNFGLFPPLTSTIRDKQKKRQNIQQRAEHEFQEWMRRSELS
- the hslV gene encoding ATP-dependent protease subunit HslV, which gives rise to MGIRVRSTTILCVRKEHTVAMGCDGQVTVGTTIMKSNAKKLRKMHNNQVLAGFAGATADAFTLFEKFDAKLEEYRGNLTRAAVELAKDWRTDRVLRRLEALLTVANRDHSFIISGTGDVVEPEDGVMAIGSGGSYALAAARALVAHTTLAPKPIVEHAMGIAAAIDIYTNHHIMIEELTT
- a CDS encoding ferredoxin oxidoreductase; its protein translation is MATQSVIGQKNKKGQTYTDPWHMLHDAPKTPSFFTGSEVIKEAIRRASCDVMIAYPITPQSEAAALIGELFAEGYIGDYFRGESEFAVMSQCAGAAFGGARVFTTTAGPGTMRAMENFPMWAGARLPIQMIVTCRGINSPLSIQPDTLEISYLMQTGMLVWHAETAQDFYDWILKGYMVSEEPDVHLPLALCCDGFFVTHTKDMVDLTPVDMCLPPYDPYRSPVPCMDMECPPVRMMRDPFVMKSNYISYATHASWQQEVWAAVERSRKHSIAWLDGLIDAEDTDADIILLASGTAVSQGREAIAMLEDEGIKVGLVKVKTLRPWPGEEIREATKNAKHIIVPEFNVTGWLAREVRSTIPNNERVHAGPHVCGGMTMPPEIIVAEIKTLMGIKTETLSARGS
- a CDS encoding pyruvate ferredoxin oxidoreductase, whose translation is MYNVALVTDEKCVAKKGCRLCIMYCPEANCLDLNSDKMVAEVNIDRCKGCELCKVVCDAAKHQAIAMVAVNSDGTLMDKEGEAAELGQAYQG
- a CDS encoding carbon monoxide dehydrogenase, which gives rise to MTTHYKVMPGPEHFLPPAAASMGNSLPDPGQGHIHGSIVPEEQAMEEAARQFLSAKVPTIFPGPLVLWAWNEKAAKKATAVRHLFETIKDSVASTQTPMLIPMPDYRPKYPKINPEIEINPNHPNLTIWHNKIDACMFVGVHCHQANLSLKIIRGGTNCYTVAMCAQAGHEDAMLSFRDATADKILRLADWVKKLKGSVEPPK